DNA sequence from the Parasphaerochaeta coccoides DSM 17374 genome:
CTACGACCACCAGAACTACTCCCGTGCAGGTCAAGGCTAGTACCACTCCCAACGACTTCATGACTGATGTCGCGGCTGTCTCCGCCGGAGGTTATCACACGATAATCCTGAAGACGGACGGCACGCTCTGGGCGACTGGTAACAACGGTTATGGTCAACTGGGTGACGGCACTTCGGGTACAGTGAATAACAAAAGCACGCCCGTGCAGGTGGTTTTCTGACCGGAACATGAGGAGATACTGGCGCATACGCCAACCAACAGGCCGTCCCGTTGCGCCGGGCATCATCCAAATTTTTCACCCTCTTACACCATGATTACGCCTTTTTTATGTTGTTTTCATAAGTTTCGTGTATCGGGGCTGGTCAGCATAGGTTTATCATGTTAAAAAGACAAACATGAGTACTATGCCTTTATTGACACGAGTCCTCAGACCCTTGTTCCGTGCATATTTCTCGCTTTGCTTTTCTTTGGAGTGGGATGGTCTTGACAGGATTCCCCGTTCAGGTCCGTACATCATCATCTCGAACCATGTACATATCATGGATCCTTTCTTCATTTCCCCGTACATGCCCCACAATGTCCGTTGGATGGCAGGCTCATATCTGTTCAGGATGAAAGCATTGGGAAGCATCCTTGCCCGTTTCCTCACATCGATCCCCAAGAACCAGGGAAGGAATGACATGCAGATGATGCGCATTCTGACCGCCGCGTTCAAGAAAGGAGAAGTAGTCGGGCTGTTCCCGGAGGCTACCCGGACATGGGACGGCGAGCCGATTGCCTTTGACAAAGCCTTGGTCAAGCTCATCCGTATCTTCAAGGTTCCTGTCGTCTGCATCAATCTTGAAGGCGGATATTTCCTCCATCCCCGCTGGGCATATTCCGCTCGCAAAGGCCCCTTGACCATCAGGGTCGTCGAAACGCTCATGCCGCAGGACATTGAAGCCATGACGTTGGATGCCCTTTATCAGAGAATTGAGAAGAACATAGGTTTCAGCCACAGGGCGATGCAGCAAAAGACTCCTCTGCCATACCGAAGCACCCGCAGGACGGAAGGCATTTCCCAGATACTGTATCTCACTCCCGGTGCGCCTGCTGATGCTCTCATCTCATCACAGGGAGATATCATCCGCTGTCCGCAGATTGGTCTGGAAGTGAGGATGGACGAGTATGACCGTCTTCATGTGGTCAGTGGAACCTGTCCCTTCCCCGACATCCCCGCATGGAGAGAATGGGAACGTCACATGCTGCATGAAGCTTATTCCAAGGGAACCTTACCCGCCTTCCGTCCGGACAAGGGAGCCCGTCTTGAAATGTTCTCCGATGAAAGGCTCCGGCTCCGTTATATCGGGGACTTCCTTGCCTGCCTGGAGAAAGAAGGCATCCGGATCATCGTTCCTGCCCATTCGCGGGCGGCTTCGCTGCCTCCCTTTGAGAGGAAGAAAAAAGAAGCCGTCGCCATATTCCTTTTCTCCGAGATGACATCACTCATAGTCAATGCGAAATGTACCATGGAATTTTCTCTCCAAGGCAAGGTCTGGCGTCTGAGATTGAAAAAGGGAGAGCCAGTACTGAAATACAGCGATCTGTTCACTGACATAAAAAATCCCGAATCAAGGAGTTCATGATGGTTGAATGGAGTTATATCATACACATCGGTATCTTATCGGTAACTTTGCTTTTTTCTTCCTTCCTAAGGGCGAGGCTTCGTTTCTTGCAGGTTTTCCTGGTTCCTGCGCCCATGATTGCCGGAGCTTTCCTCCTAGTCTTTTATAATTTTGTAGCGCCATCGCTGGGGATGAACAATGCTTTTCTCGGCGAACTGGTCTATCATCTGCTCAA
Encoded proteins:
- a CDS encoding lysophospholipid acyltransferase family protein, with translation MSTMPLLTRVLRPLFRAYFSLCFSLEWDGLDRIPRSGPYIIISNHVHIMDPFFISPYMPHNVRWMAGSYLFRMKALGSILARFLTSIPKNQGRNDMQMMRILTAAFKKGEVVGLFPEATRTWDGEPIAFDKALVKLIRIFKVPVVCINLEGGYFLHPRWAYSARKGPLTIRVVETLMPQDIEAMTLDALYQRIEKNIGFSHRAMQQKTPLPYRSTRRTEGISQILYLTPGAPADALISSQGDIIRCPQIGLEVRMDEYDRLHVVSGTCPFPDIPAWREWERHMLHEAYSKGTLPAFRPDKGARLEMFSDERLRLRYIGDFLACLEKEGIRIIVPAHSRAASLPPFERKKKEAVAIFLFSEMTSLIVNAKCTMEFSLQGKVWRLRLKKGEPVLKYSDLFTDIKNPESRSS